The DNA sequence ACATAGTCCAAAAGAACCCGAGCAGCTTCAGTGAATCTTTTTTTGGAAATCAGATCCTCTAGAATCCGAATTGGATGAGACAATATAATCAGGGGGAGAGGAGCTTAGCACACCGGATACACGATAGCCCATATCCTGTAGGTCTTCATCCGAGGCTTGGGTACGTACAGCCAGATCAAACAGTTCTTGCCACTCTAGTGCCTTCTCATGCGCCACCATAGCCTTTCGAAGGTTGCCAGACTCCACGAACGCTGTAGACCTTCTACATATCTTCTCACCAAGAAGGGAGGGAAACACTTACCAGAGGCAGCATCTTTGAACTCCCTACGCTCGTAAAGCCAATCTCCGTACACCTCCAGAACTTTCTGCATGGATAAATCAGAACGTTTCCACACTTGTGGGAAAAAATCACTGACCGAATAGTATTCGGTTCCCTTCCAAATCTTTAATGCTTCTTCGTATAATTGATGGCGCTCGGCATACTCGATGGCTTCGTCAAAACGGGAATGACCTATATTCAAGATGCAGCCTGAATCAGAAAAGAAAGCAACGAGACAACCAACCTGCAAGGCTAAGATTCCGAAGTGCGCTGGCGTACCGTCGTAAATGATCATCGATTCGGAACCGTTGGTAGTAAGGGTCCAATGCACGCAATTCCCGCAAATATGGCAAATATTCACGGGGGTCCTGGATCACGGCGAAACAACATCAGAAAACGATCGTCGAAAGGTTAGGTACACTTCACTAACTTTCTGAGAGTGCTGAGCGATCATGAGAACAAGTGAAAAGTCATACATTCCAAGTGCAGTGTCGAAAAGTTTATTGGCATCGGCAAGGAAAATGATGTATTTAACAGCATCTTCAACCAAAGATGGGTCGGTGTCTAGACAGGAAGGCAAAAGTTAGGTGAAAAGGAGAGGCCATCAGAGCCATGGCGAGAGCTTACCTCGCAAACGAAGCAGTAATGAGAGCCCAGCTTCAAGATCCGGAGGAGCCTTGACAGCATGTGCAGTAAGGATGGAGTTCACATATTTCTTGAGGTCTCTCTTCTCGAGTTCTGCCCTGATGGGGTCACAGAGCTGTCCTATTTTCTCAGGCGACTGAGAACCTTGGCTGGATGCGTTGGATGTCAACCTTCAACGGCGGTTGCGATACAATGTATACCAGAACAATCGACATACCCAATGCTGGTCAAGAACAGATTGATGTAGTCAGCTTCGTGTACTTCATCAACGAATGATGACAGGCCCTCCAAGAATACCCCTTGATCGTGTTCGACTAAAAAGTTGAGGTCGATCCGATGCTTCCGACAAGATAGAAATGCCTTGCGATATTGCCCACTAGAACAATATCAGTGCCTATTGAGCAGATAACTATGGCAGGACGCACGAATCTAAATCCTGCTTCACAACTTCCAAGACTAGTGGACGCGGGTTGATAGTCTCCAGGTTCCCTCTGGGCATCTGCAGCACGAGACTCATCgcactcggaacaggaacgACAATTCTCGATCCTCTCTCCACTCGACGTTTCTCCCATCCTGATGGGATAGCCTTCAGTTTACCCTCTTCATCTGGTGTTAACAGATCGTGAAGGGTAGATAGCGGAACAAACACAGCTTCATGTGCACTAGAGGTATAAATGAGGTAGCCAGAGGCAACACTGATGGAAGTAGCATTTGGCGCGATCACTATAGAAGTGAGGTCTTCGGCGGTGACAAGCAGTTTTCCGGAGTTGGCGAGTCCAATGTATAGGGGAGATTCGTGCGTCGGAACAAGGACGCGCCTGGCAGTCGGACAATACTCGGAAAATTGTGCGACAGGTGTAGAAGTTTCATCCTTGATATCGACTAACACACGATCATTCAAGGATCGACGAAACAAGGCATATTATCTATTCAACTCACCTTCCAACAAGGACCCATCACTGTCCTGCCATATTACCGCGTCCCCAGCACTAATCAGTCTCCCATTGCGACCGGTCATTGTCACCGACGCGACCTCTCCATCACTACTAGTATGGACCACAACAGTATCATTTACAGATGTTCCTGATGCGAGCAAACCCACAGATAATGACTTCGTGGAGGATTCGGAAGTATCCAGTAGTATGATCTGGTTATATTGAAGGCCGTTTTCGATCTTGTTCTGCGAAGAATGAATTCGGTCTGGATCCATTACTTTTCCTCTACCTGCTCCGAGGCGCGTACGCATTAGCCAAAGCTCGAAGTAGCCTGTCTCCCACAGGACTGCAAGAATATCTGATGTAGGAGAGAAGGTAGTGTGAACCGGTATGcgcgaagaagaaaatgggaGTGACGATGCAGGACTAGATAGGGAGAGCTGGTGGGAGGCCATGGGAGGAGGAACATTTTGAGTGCGGAAAGGCGTGAGGAGAAGAGTTGCTGTAGACAGACATGAGTTACCGTAATCTCAATTTGGAGTAATGATACATACTTCCGTCGACCACGCCCACTAAAGCCGAGTCGTTTGGGGGAGCACTAGTGGATGCACTTGTCTCCCAGCCATAACTGCGGCGGATGATATCGGCTGGAGAAGAGTGTAGTGAGAAACGCACTGTTAtcaaagaagagaagaataTCTTACAAGATGTAGTAAGGATCAATTCCATCGCGTTTTCGGGATGCCATGTAACAGACGTGAAATGTGATGAAGACAGAGATGTGGTTGCTATTTCTTGCTTTAGATACCTTTAAAGGTCTGTCGTTATCTGAAGGATGGGTCTGTATCAGAGGATTCCGTACCAGTGATAATTGCCGGTGGTCCATAACTGAACTAGACCGGCAATCAGCTTTCGCCAGATATCCAATATCCTGGCACAAAGGCCAACTTACCAAGGTCTCCTCCCTGACGTTCGATCCAAACACCGAGTATGTTTGAATCTGCGTTCCAGATCATCTCTCGCACTCTGTAACCCCACCTGAGGGAACTCTTGTCATTTGTCGTGGTTCCAATATGCGCAGGCCTCAGCTCAAATTCTCCATGCCTTAGACCATTTCGTTCGAAAAAGACAACGTCATGACGGCCAGCCCTTCCAGCCCCACCGCCTTCGAAACCGAATCTCTGGGTACTCGCAATGAGATTTCCAGATGGTCTCCAAGCAAGTGAATGTTCTAAACCAGGCACGTTTTCAGAACTGGATTGGAGAGCTCCTTGCCGGTCGTAAACACGGAGAATACGGTGAGGGAGAGACGAGTGTTGGGATGTCGTAGAGGATACGACGAAGTAAGTTCCATCTCCACGCCAGCTTATTCTTGGGAAATTGTCATCATCTGGACTTGAACCAACCGCAACATTTATTGGTGCCTGGGCAGCGACTTTGCCGAGAGATCCATGAAATTGCGTTTTCTTTGAACCCCACCCCACGTTGACCGGTGCATCTGAAAAATCGGACCCGATCAAAATTAAGCTACCCATTAGAGTTGTTTCGCATACCATACCTTCGCCGAAATCGCTTGTCTCTATCGGACCTTCCGATAAAACATCAAACGTTGATGTCATGAGGATCAATTTTAAGTCGCCTATATTGCAATAAGAACAAACTCAGCTTCtctggcaaaaaaaaaactaacCTGTTACTAGAACAAGCACAGATTCGTCCGGACTCCAGCAGGCTGCCAAGATTCCTTCGTCCACAGACCCTTCGACTTCTGGCTACCTCGAAATATGAACAATCGCGACCGAGAAACATCGAAATGCTTAATCACCACAGTATTTTCCTCTTCCAATGGAATAGTAGTAATATCCCCACCTCTTGTGATCGCGATGAGGCGCTGATGTTCAGGAACGACGCGAAGGGAAACTAATTGAGCAGAGGTCGAAGATTCAGATGCTATCGTCGAAAACTTGCAATATGGTGTAGGATCTGAATCCTGTTTGAGATGAGTAGTCAATCAGTTGCTTCGCCAGTAGACTAACGACGTACGCCATCTCGATCAACCTTCCAAATATCTACCTCCACTTCGCCGGCTGGTGAGACTCGTTCCGACGCGGCATAATAGCAGTTTTGGTCAAGGTCCAGAGAAATTCCACATATCTGAGAATTTTGTAGTGACACAGTCTGGGTAGAGGAGAGCACCAGGTTTCGCATTATAAGTGGATAAGACTAGATTCATGTAGTCGAGATCATCGAAAAATTGAATTTTTCCGGCGGTTGTTTGCTACTGTTTCAAACAAATCCCAAATTGGATGAGCGCTAATAGGCGCTCGCAGATTTCCATCTACATTACCTTCATGGGTCCCGTTCGGACTGAAAAGCACTCTCAACACCCTTCAAGCTCTACAAAAGGAAAAACGAATTCAAATCGAACGAACTCAGATCCCAATGTCTTGCCAGGCGTTCAGAAGATCAAGGCGGCAATGCGGCAAGCGCGCAGGTTACTGGCTAAAGTAGAAATCGGTTCTAGAGAGTATCACAACAAGTAATTGACCTTCCGAAGGATAAATTAG is a window from the Marasmius oreades isolate 03SP1 chromosome 6, whole genome shotgun sequence genome containing:
- a CDS encoding uncharacterized protein (BUSCO:EOG09260JO5) — protein: MTSTFDVLSEGPIETSDFGEDAPVNVGWGSKKTQFHGSLGKVAAQAPINVAVGSSPDDDNFPRISWRGDGTYFVVSSTTSQHSSLPHRILRVYDRQGALQSSSENVPGLEHSLAWRPSGNLIASTQRFGFEGGGAGRAGRHDVVFFERNGLRHGEFELRPAHIGTTTNDKSSLRWGYRVREMIWNADSNILGVWIERQGGDLVQLWTTGNYHWYLKQEIATTSLSSSHFTSVTWHPENAMELILTTSSDIIRRSYGWETSASTSAPPNDSALVGVVDGTTLLLTPFRTQNVPPPMASHQLSLSSPASSLPFSSSRIPVHTTFSPTSDILAVLWETGYFELWLMRTRLGAGRGKVMDPDRIHSSQNKIENGLQYNQIILLDTSESSTKSLSVGLLASGTSVNDTVVVHTSSDGEVASVTMTGRNGRLISAGDAVIWQDSDGSLLEVDIKDETSTPVAQFSEYCPTARRVLVPTHESPLYIGLANSGKLLVTAEDLTSIVIAPNATSISVASGYLIYTSSAHEAVFVPLSTLHDLLTPDEEGKLKAIPSGWEKRRVERGSRIVVPVPSAMSLVLQMPRGNLETINPRPLVLEVVKQDLDSGQYRKAFLSCRKHRIDLNFLVEHDQGVFLEGLSSFVDEVHEADYINLFLTSIGQGSQSPEKIGQLCDPIRAELEKRDLKKYVNSILTAHAVKAPPDLEAGLSLLLRLRDTDPSLVEDAVKYIIFLADANKLFDTALGMYDFSLVLMIAQHSQKDPREYLPYLRELRALDPYYQRFRIDDHLRRYASALRNLSLAGHSRFDEAIEYAERHQLYEEALKIWKGTEYYSKVLEVYGDWLYERREFKDAASAFVESGNLRKAMVAHEKALEWQELFDLAVRTQASDEDLQDMGYRVSEDLISKKRFTEAARVLLDYVDDVRMVIMTFVQGNEFSEARRITSLKRKPELLKEIIYPGAHESCSQIAEDVSEMREQLRKQLNRIRELRIKKVEEPDEFYGVEDTALHNVDVMTDVSMAPTAFTRYTMAPSTASRASKRSSRSKRKMERKVGSGRKGTVDEEEYLLKSVTKLMGRFSATRDEVGKLLPHLLQFSAEHRLEGLEMQKDVDGFERELKEGVDEVWTKAAEGDTDDGIGQNQEGQETIALRDSWAARMEEAERNRRINPIDRVSKPEITLNQDWKMKLLELER
- a CDS encoding uncharacterized protein (BUSCO:EOG09260JO5) codes for the protein MRNLVLSSTQTVSLQNSQICGISLDLDQNCYYAASERVSPAGEVEVDIWKVDRDGDSDPTPYCKFSTIASESSTSAQLVSLRVVPEHQRLIAITRGGDITTIPLEEENTVPEVEGSVDEGILAACWSPDESVLVLVTGDLKLILMTSTFDVLSEGPIETSDFGEDAPVNVGWGSKKTQFHGSLGKVAAQAPINVAVGSSPDDDNFPRISWRGDGTYFVVSSTTSQHSSLPHRILRVYDRQGALQSSSENVPGLEHSLAWRPSGNLIASTQRFGFEGGGAGRAGRHDVVFFERNGLRHGEFELRPAHIGTTTNDKSSLRWGYRVREMIWNADSNILGVWIERQGGDLVQLWTTGNYHWYLKQEIATTSLSSSHFTSVTWHPENAMELILTTSSDIIRRSYGWETSASTSAPPNDSALVGVVDGTTLLLTPFRTQNVPPPMASHQLSLSSPASSLPFSSSRIPVHTTFSPTSDILAVLWETGYFELWLMRTRLGAGRGKVMDPDRIHSSQNKIENGLQYNQIILLDTSESSTKSLSVGLLASGTSVNDTVVVHTSSDGEVASVTMTGRNGRLISAGDAVIWQDSDGSLLEVDIKDETSTPVAQFSEYCPTARRVLVPTHESPLYIGLANSGKLLVTAEDLTSIVIAPNATSISVASGYLIYTSSAHEAVFVPLSTLHDLLTPDEEGKLKAIPSGWEKRRVERGSRIVVPVPSAMSLVLQMPRGNLETINPRPLVLEVVKQDLDSGQYRKAFLSCRKHRIDLNFLVEHDQGVFLEGLSSFVDEVHEADYINLFLTSIGQGSQSPEKIGQLCDPIRAELEKRDLKKYVNSILTAHAVKAPPDLEAGLSLLLRLRDTDPSLVEDAVKYIIFLADANKLFDTALGMYDFSLVLMIAQHSQKDPREYLPYLRELRALDPYYQRFRIDDHLRRYASALRNLSLAGHSRFDEAIEYAERHQLYEEALKIWKGTEYYSKVLEVYGDWLYERREFKDAASAFVESGNLRKAMVAHEKALEWQELFDLAVRTQASDEDLQDMGYRVSEDLISKKRFTEAARVLLDYVDDVRMVIMTFVQGNEFSEARRITSLKRKPELLKEIIYPGAHESCSQIAEDVSEMREQLRKQLNRIRELRIKKVEEPDEFYGVEDTALHNVDVMTDVSMAPTAFTRYTMAPSTASRASKRSSRSKRKMERKVGSGRKGTVDEEEYLLKSVTKLMGRFSATRDEVGKLLPHLLQFSAEHRLEGLEMQKDVDGFERELKEGVDEVWTKAAEGDTDDGIGQNQEGQETIALRDSWAARMEEAERNRRINPIDRVSKPEITLNQDWKMKLLELER